The DNA segment TGGGCTGGCGCGACTGCCGGTCTGGTGCTGTTCCTGGGTGGTCTGCTGCTGGGACCGAGCCGGGTCGCCAGCGGCATCCGTTCGGTGCCGGTCAAGGCCGCCGACGGAATCCAACATTGGTTGTCGTCGCTGGGTCTGCACATGAACGGGATCCGGACGTGGGTCGCCGGGCAGGCTGCCGGCCTGCGGATCGCGGCCGCCCTCGTGGCACTGGTTCTGATAATGCTGCAGCGCTACAAGACAGCGGAGTTGATCCTGTGGACCACAGCCGGTCTGCTGGTCGCGCTCTTCGTGATCCAGATCCTCGCCTCCGGCGTGGTGGGAGAGGAGGAGGTCGTGGTCGCCGAGGAGGTCACGACGTAGGGCGCGGAAACGCCTGCCTCCGGGGCCGGGTCGCACCGATACCCTGGGACTCATGGACGTAGGAGTCTTCGGAGCAACCGGCCAGGTCGGCGGGGTCATGCGCACCCTGCTGGCGCAGCGCAACTTCCCGCTGGATCGTGTGCGCTACTTCGCCTCGGCGCGCAGCGCGGGGACGACGCTGCCGTGGGGTGACGACCAGCTCATCGTCGAGGACGCCGCCACAGCGGACTTCTCGGGTCTCGACATCGCGCTTTTCTCCGCCGGTGCCACCACCAGCCGCGCCATCGCGCCGAAGGTGGCCGCCGCGGGGGCGGTCGTCGTGGACAACTCCTCGGCGTTCCGCATGGATCCCGAGGTGCCGCTGGTGGTGGCCGAGGTCAACCCCGGGGCGCTGGACTCCATTCCCAAGGGCATCGTCGCCAACCCCAACTGCACGACCATGGCCGCCATGCCGGCCCTCAAACCGCTGCACGAGGACGCCGGCCTGGTGCGGCTGATCGTGAGCACGTACCAGGCGGTGTCCGGCGCCGGTTTGGCAGGCGTGAACGAGTTGCAGGAGCAGGTGCTCGCCGGCGCCAAGGACGACAACCTGCCGGGCCTGACCTATGACGGCGGCGCGGTCGGCCTGCCCGAACCGTCGAAGTTCCCCGGCACCATCGCGTTCAACGTACTCGCCCAGGCCGGGAACTTCGTCGACGACGGCTCGGGGGAGACCGACGAGGAGCAGAAGCTGCGCAACGAGAGTCGCAAGATCCTCGACATCCCGGACCTGCGGGTCTCCGGGACCTGCGTGCGGGTGCCGGTGTTCACCGGGCACAGCCTGTCGATCCATGCGGAGTTCCAGCGGCCGATGAGCGTTGCCCGGGCCCGGCAGTTGTTGCAGGACGCCCCGGGTGTGGTGGTCACGGAGGTGCCGACGCCGCTGCAGGCCGCCGGCCAGGACCCCAGTTATGTGGGGCGGTTCCGGCAGGACGGGGAGAACGGGTTGGCCTTCTTCGTCAGCAACGACAACCTGCGGAAAGGGGCGGCGCTCAACGCGATCCAGATCGCGGAGTTGCTCGCGGCGCGGTGAGGCGGCCCGGGCCGTTGGTTGACGCTCGTGCAGTTGGTTGACGCTCAGCGCCCGACGAACCTCAACCAACTGCACGAGCACCATCCAACGTGCCGGCGCCGGTCACACCTTCCGCAACTCCACCGGCACCGATTTGAACGCCGGCGTCTGCGACTGGGGGTCGAGCCGGGAGTCGACAAGGACGTTGGCCTCGGGGAAGTACATCGCCACACATTTGCGGGCGATATCGATGATCGCCGCACGCACCCGCATGCTCCCAACCGACGATCTCACCTCCACCGAGTCTCCCTCGCGCACCCTCAGTAGCGCGGCGTCTACGGCGTTGAGCATCACCACGTCGCGCGACGTGTTGCCCCGGTACAGGTCCTCGTCGTCATACACGACCGTGTTGAACTGCCCCTCGGAGCGGATCGTCATCAACTGGAACCCGGGCACCGGCGACGGCACCTCGACCACCCGGAAGCGCGCCCTCCCATCGTCGGTCAAGAACTCCGGCTCGTGGAACGTGCGCCCACCGACCTGGAACTCCCCGTCGGACTCGATGCGTGACACCGGTTCGTAGCCGGGCACTACGGCGGCGATGGCGTCCCGGAGGTTGCGGTGCGAGCGCAGGGCCGTCCAGTCGAACCGGTCGGCACCCATCGCCTCATGCGCGAGGCCGGCCAGCACGTCGGTCTCCGACCGCAACTCCTGCGCGATGGCCGGATAGCCGCCGTCGGAGAGCCGCACGTAGTTGAACATCGACTCCTGCGTCGTGGCCTGCGCCTCCTCGTCACGGGCAAGCACGGGGAGGATCACCATCGTGCGGCCGTTGCCGTGGAAATGCCCCGGGTTGAGCTTGGTCGTCAAGGACACCGTGACGTCGATGTTCCGCATCGCCCGTGCCGCCCACTCGCTGTCCGGGTTGCTGCCCCACAGATTGCCGCCCACCAGCACGGCCACGTCGATCTCGCCCCGTTCCGCGGCCCGCATGGAGGCGTGCGTGTCCTGACCCGCGGCGGGCACCACGATCCCGAACCGCCGCTCCAACTCGTTGGCGAACGCTCCCTTCAGCGTCGGCGACACCCCCATCGAGCCGACCCCCTGGATGTTGGAATGGCCGCGGATGGGCATCAAGCCGGCACCCGGCTGGCCGAGGAATCCCCGCGCCAGCGCGAGATTACCCAAGGCACGGATGTTGTCCGTTCCGTGCTCGTGGTGGGTCAGCCCCATGGACCACATGAAGATGCCCCGGCGGGCCCGCGAGATCAGACCGGCGGCGGCACGGATGTCGGCCAGCGGCACGCCCGACGCCTGCGCCAGTTCCTCGACGTCGAGCCCCGCGACATGCGCGCACTGCCTCCGCACCCGAGGTGTGCGCCCCGACGAAGCCCTCATCCCACTCGACCAGCGCCAGCAGCGCGGTGAACAACGCGATGTCCCCGCCGATGCGTGGCTGCAGGTACAGGTCACTGACCTGCGACCCGGCGGCCAGACTACGGGCATCCGACGGCAGCCGGAAACGCCGTAGTCCCAGCTCGGCGATCGGGTTGACCACTATGACTTTCCCACCGCGGCGGCGCAGGTCGATGAGTTGGGTGATGAGCCGGGGGTGGTTGCTCGCCGGGTTCGCGCCGGCCACCAGCACTAGATCAGCCTTCGCGAGGTCATGCAGGGTCGTGGATGCCGTGCCGCTGCCGTAGATGTCCGCCAGGGCCACACTCGACGCGTTGTGGCAGTAGAACGAGCAGTTGTGGATGTTCGGCGAACCGTACGCACGCGCCACGAGTTGCATGAGGAACGCCGATTCGTTTCCCGACCGACCACTGGCGTACCAGAAGGTGCGATCCGGCGCGGCAGCCCGTAGCGCTCCGCCCGCGATGCCGAGGGCCTCGTCCCACCCGACCCGCTCGAAGTGGTGCTGGCCCGGGCGCAGCACCACCGGGAAGCCCAGCCGGCCGAGGTTCTCGGCCCGTGCGCTGGTCAGCACCCGCAGTCCTGCCAGGTCGTTGGCGGCGAAGAACGACTCCGGGATGGCCGGTTGCAGGTCCGCGGCCTGGGCCTGAACGGACTTCTTGCAGACCTCCGGGAAGTGGCCGGCCTCGTTGACCATCCCGCCCTTCTGCCCACCCATCCCCAGCGCGCAGGTCTTACACGTGTTCCTGGACTTCAAGCGTTTGGCGACCTCGGTGAACTCCCCCGTGCCCCAGGCCTTGCGCATGACATAAGCGATCGCCGGCAGGCCACCGGCCGCCTTCACCCGGGGTTGCGCCATGGCGACCACCGTAGACCTCCCCCCGTGCGGGGGATGGCGGGACGTGGCCGGAACGCGCAGACTTGGTGCACTCCGACGAGAGGAACTGACATGGGTTTACGCGACCGGGTGCATGAGCGCCGTGCGGAGGACGCCGGCCACACCTTCTACACGATGCGCCAGAAGCTGTGGTCGATCGGGGATGACTTCTGGATTCAGGACAACCACGGCAACCGTGCCTACAAGGTTGACGGCAAGGCGCTGCGTGTGCGGGAGACCCTGAAGTTCGAGGATGCGCAGGGCAACGAACTGTTCAAGATCCAGGAGCGCATGGCCCGCGTGCGCGACACCATGGTCATCGAGGATGCCAGTGGCAACACCGTGGCGACGGTGAAGAAGGCCGTCATCAGCCCGATCCGCGACAGGTGGCACGTGTCGGTCGAGGGGGGACCGGACATCTCCATCAAGGGGAACATCGTCGACCACGAGTACACGATGGAGTCCGACGGCGGCCAGGTGGCGGAGGTGTCGAAGCGCTGGCTGCGGGTGGCTGACTCCTACGGCGTCGAGGTCGGCCCGGGCCAGAACCCCGCCCTGGTCCTGGCGCTCGTGGCCGTCATCGATGAGATGGCCCACCCGGACCGGTGACCCGGACGGCGCGGGCTCAGGTGCTGGTCACCGCAGGTGCAGCCGGCACGCGCCCGGCTCGGCGAAGGGCAGCAACTCCACCTGCGGATCCTCCCGTCCCATCCGCTGCAGCGCGCCGCTGATCAGCCCGAGGTGCACCTGGCACACCACCTCCGGATGCTCGCGCGCGACGTCGAGCAGCGGGCACCGGCGTAACGCCACCGACCGGACGCGCGCGTCGGCCTGCGGGTCGAAGCCGAGGTCGTCGAGGATCGCGACCACCTCGGTCCGGGCGGCGATCGCCGATCTCGGGCGCTTGCCCGCCACCATCTCCTCGCCCCAGCGCTGACCGGCGGCACGGGCATCGCCGGCCGGGTCCGCCGAACGTTGCGCCACAACCGTGGCCAGCGCCGCAGCCAGGTGGGCGTAGTCGCGGACGCGGGGGTCCACCTCCTGCGCGACACCGGAGCTGAAGAGCATCGCCGGGCGGCCGCGGCCCTTGGGCTCGGCGATCACGCGCGTGGCCAAGCCGGAAGCAACCAGGCCGTCGAGGTGCAACCGGGCGGTGTTGTCGTGCAGGCCGAGGGCGGACAGAAATTATAGTAAATTGTTACCATGAACACTGAACTGCCTGTCACCTCGAGTTGCCGTTGTGGGGAATCGCACGACGGCGATCCCGTCCTGGACGCGCGCACCATCCCGCACGCCATCCGTCACGCCGCCATTTTCGGCGCGCTCGACTCCTTGCGGCCCGGCAAGGCCATCGAACTCATCGCGCCGCACGAACCGCTGCCACTCCTGGCGCAGATCGACACCCGCTACAACGGCGCGATGCGAATCACCTACCTGCAGCAGGGCCCCGAAGAGTGGCGACTGCGGCTGGCGCGCGCCTGAGCGTCATGCCCGCTGCACGACGGTGATCTCGTCACCGACGGCGAGCTCCCCGAATGCGCGGTGCACGGCGTTCTGCCCGAACATGACGCCCCCCTTGGCTTTGCGGAAGGTCCCGAGGGTGCGCAGCGGCTCACCGTCCCCGCGGATTCCGGTCTGCTGGTCTACGCGGGTGATCGCGCACCGGGCGCACGGCTTCACGATGTCCACCGGGATCGAGCCGACCTCGATGCGCTGCCAGTGGTCCTCGTCGAAGGCTGGCGACCCCGCCACGACCATGTTGGGACGGAAACGATTCATGGGGAGGGGCGTGGGCAGCCGGGCGTTGAGTTCGGCGAGTGACGACTCGGTCATGACCAGCAGCGGGTATCCGTCGGAGAACCCGACTCGGCCGCCGGCGCGGTCGGAGGGCCGGTCGTGCTCAGGCGTCAGCGTCACCAGACGGCAGGTCCGTCCGAGGTGGTCGGAGAGTAACGCGGCGGCCTGATCACCGCAATCCAGCGCCGAGCATCCGTAGTCCCACACCGAGACCTCGAGCCGGGCGCCAGGGATCGCCGGCGCCGATCCCCCCGGCGTGGCCACCGTCAGCGGTTCACCCGGCTCGGGCCGCACCAGCGCCAGTCGCGGCTCCTCACGCTGGGTGAGGAACCGGCCATCTTCGTCGACCACCATGTACGAGCGGTCACCTTCGAGTCCCGTCGCATCGAGACGCCGGGTCTGCACCGCCATGCCGGCGCACGACTTGATGGGGTAGACGAACAAACCGCTGAGCCGCATGCGCCGATTCTCCCAGCAGGACAGCCCTCGATGGGTGGGCCCCGTGACCCTTGTCCACAGGTGTGGTTGTGGCCTCCTGCTTGTCGTACCTCTGCAGTAGATTCGTACTGTTCGAAAGGAGCGGCGGATGGCGGTGCTGGAAGTGTCCCGACCGGCGATGCGCCGCACCCGTATCCGGCAATCCCTGCCCACCGACCACCCGCCGATCCTCGACCAGATCGCCGACCTGCTCAACCAGCTGCCCGACCCCCTGGACCTCAGCAGCGACCAGGTCGTGGGCGCCATGACCACCACCGCCGAACTACGCAACCGCTTCGACGCCTACCTCACCGACCTGGCCGGCACCGCCGACGCCACCCACATCTCCAAGAGCCTGCGCGCCGGCACCACCGGTATGCTCGTCGCCACCGCCACCGGCGCCAACCCCGCCACCGGGTCCGCGATCGTGGGCACCGCCCGAGCGTTGCGCACCCTGCCGCACGTGGCCCAGGCCTACCGCGACGGGCAGATCAGCACCCCCCACGTCCACGCCCTGCGCGAAGCCGCCACCCGCATCACCGACTTCACCGACCTCGAACCCGCGTTGGTCGAGATGGCCACCACCATCGAACCCATCGAGTTGCGCCGCATCCTCACCCTGCTCATCGGCCAGTGCCAGCCCGACCACGACCACACCAAACAACGCGACAAACGCGGCCTGTCGCTCAGCGAAACCCCCAACGGCATGTACCGCCTCGACGGCTGGCTCGATGCCATCGAAGGCCGCCGGCTACGCGACACCCTCACCGCGTTCACCGACCCCGGACTCCCCGGCGACACCCGCACCCCGACCCAGGCCCGCGCCGACGCCCTCGCCGACATCCTCGCCGCCGCCAACGCCAACACCCGCCCGTTGGGCGTGTCCGGGCTGTCCCGTCCTCGTCGACCTCGACACCTGCCCGACGGCCTCGGCGCCACCCTCGACGACGGCCACCCCATCGGCCCCGACACCTTCGACCTGCTGTCCTGCGCCACCGCCTGCGCAGTCATCTTCGGGGCGAAACGCAAGGACGCTTTCGTGCCGATGGCCCCTCGGCCGCGCCCACCGCCGCGCCACCCGCTGGCAATGGGCCGCCCTCATCGCCCGCGACCGCGGCTGCATCCGCTGCGGACGCGCGCCCCGCTTCTGCCAAGCCCACCACATCCTGCACTGGCGCCACGGCGGCTTAACGGACCTGTCAAATTTGTGCCTGCTCTGCAGTCGATGTCACGCCGACCTCCACCACGGCCACTACACCATCACCACCAACACCCACGGCACACCCACCATCACCAGCACCCGCGCACCTCCGGCCTGACGATCAGCGGTCGATGAGAGTCCGCCAGATCCACGATTGGCCCACCCGCGATCCAGTGAGTACGTACTCCGCTGCCGTGGGGACACTCGCCGTGGTGTCCAGCGCACGCCGGTCGTAGGACATGCCGATCAGCAGCAACCGGTCCCCGGACTGCAGAACGTGCTCGCCGTCCGGGGCCAGGACCGTGTCGTCGCCACGCTGGAGCATCAGCGCCACGATGTCCAGTGGCCGTTCACGTTCCTGCGGATCGTGCAACAGCGTCCCGAGGGTCACGTCATGCAGTCGCTCGTGGATCGCAGGCGCCCCCGACTCCGTGACATCGAACGTCCAGATGTCAGCGCGCCGGGTGCCGCAGCACCCGGTGATGCGGTCGATCAGGGCCACTGCCCAGTCGTCGTCGCGGGCATGTGCCTGCTGCACGAACGTCCACAGTGACGAGTCGCCCACCCGTGCCAGGACTTCCTGGGCGACCAGTCGGGTGGGGATCAGCGTGCTGTCCAGGGACAATTGCTCGAACAGCGGGCCATCGGACGGGTCGTTCTGCCTGCCGATCGTGAACAGGTCCGGGTTCAGCCGACGCGCGGAGACCAGCAGGGGACAGGTTCGTCACGTCGTTGTCCGTGGCCGCGGCAAAAGCGACGGCGTTGAGCAGATCCGCTCGGGCGAGCACTTCCGGATCCGTCGCATCCCCGGCGATGACCTCCACACCGTCGCGAGTGCCGCCCGCTGGATCGATCGCAGTGACCGGGATCCGGTGGCGCACGAGGTCGGCCGCCAGGTGACCGCCGAACCGCCCCAAGCCGCAGATCACCCAGCGGCCTTGTCGCGGCAGTCGCATCACGCCGGGCAGTGCATCGCCGGGGTTGGCAGTCAGCCACGAGATGAGTTGATGCGTGCGAGGTGCCCGCAGCGCGACCAGCAGTTCATCGCCGTAGAGGTTGAAGGGGTCGATGATCAGCGGACTGCCGAACGCGGAGATCCGGTCGATGAGAACGTCCTCCATCGTCCGGCAGACAACTGGCACGTCCGGTCGCAGCAGGGCCGAGGTCATGGTGATCGCGAGATTCGCCTGGTCGTCGTTGGTCAGCGCGATCACCCCCGCGCAGTGCTTGTTCAGCAGGCCCGCGCGACGCAGTTCGTGAGGGTTGCCGGCGTCTGCGGCCAGTCCGGGGACATCCGACCGGAACGCCACGAGGTCCAGCGCCTCGATCCGGGCGGGTTCCACATCAAGGATCACGAGACGCCGGTCGCGCCGGTCTAGGCTGCGCGCCACCACCTCGCCAGCCTGGCCGAATCCCGCCACGATGACGAACGGCTCCCGCAGCTGCCGAACCTGGCGCTCGAAGCGCTGCAGGCCCAGCGCCTCCCGGAAGCCGCGGTCCTGAAGCAGCGCCAGCACTGAACCGATCGCATAGGCCCAGGCGATCACACTGAGATAGATCGAGACGATGACCCAGGCTCGCTGCGCGGTGCTGAAGGGATAGGGGATCTCCCCGAAGCCGATGGTCGTGGCCGTGTAGCTCATGAAGTAGAAGGCGTCGAACAGGTCCATGCGCCACGGCTGGCCGTCCTGATCCTGCCCGGGGACGAGTGTCAGGCCGAAGATGCTGACGGCGAACAGGCTGACCAGGACAATCAGTGGCGCGCGCATCCTGCGCAGAACCAGGAATATCGCCGTCGTCGACGGCCCCTCGGCAGCCACCCGCCGGACGGGCGCCGGGGTCGACACCTACTGCCGCCGGAACGACACGGTCTCGACGACCAGCAGGGTCACCGAGATGACGTTGGCGAACAGTGCGCCGCCGGACAGGGAGACAATGCTCGAGATGTGCTCAGCCGACAGCGGCCCGTCGCCGGTGTTGTCGAAGTACGCCCACAAAGATGCCGCCGCGACCAGTTGCAGACTGGCCACCAGGCTCGTGGCCAGGTGTACGGCACCGATCTGCGTGCGGTCGCCGAACTTCATGATCAGTGCGATGAGGTTGATCACCACGGCCGCGAACAGTTCCCACTGGTTGTGCACGCGCGGGTCGTCGATCGGGCCGATGAAGAAGCCGAAGTTCATGGTGGCGGCGAGCACGACGAAGAAGCCGAAGACGACCTTCTCGAAGTTCACGCTGCCTCCTCGCAGTGGCGAGTCTAGGGGCTCGCAGTCGGGTTTCGCACGGGCTCAGACAACGGGCCCGTGGGAGGGCTGGATCGCCGCTGCAGGGGTAGATTCGGCGCAGGGGCCCGGACTCCCCGGACCCTGATGAGACCAGCAGGAGACGACCATGACCGATGACGAGATGACGCACGGCCCGCTCGACGGTGGTGCTGATGGCGGCGCCGACGGCGGTGCTGACAAGGGCGCCGACGGCGGTGCGGACGGCGGTGCGGACGGCGGTGCGGACGGCGGTGCCGACGGCGGTGTGCGGTGGACGGATGGCGGTGCTGATGGCGGTGCCGACAGCGGCGCGTGAGTACCACCGACGCATCTGAGACGGCGTTGTCACATGTGTGCTCAGCCACGCCCGATGTCTTCGCCTCCGAGGTCTGGGGGCATCGGGCGTGGCTGTCGCACGCCAACGATCTCGCCGGTGACATCACCGGTCTCTTCTCCCCGCAGGCCGCCGACGAGCTCCTCAGCACCCGGGGCCTGCGCACCCCTTTCTTGCGTATCGCCAAGGACGGCGCAGTTGTCCCTCCCGCCCGTTTCACCGGGTCCGGTGGGGCAGGCGCGAACGTGGCCGACCAGGTGCATGACGACGCTGTCTTGCGGTTGTTCGCCGATGGCGCCACGGTGGTGCTGCAGGGCCTGCACCGCACCTGGGCCCCAGTGGGAGAACTAGCCGCCGGACTGGCTGCCGAACTCGGCCACCCGGTCCAGGTGAACGCTTACATCACGCCTGCTCAGTCGCAGGGATTCGCCCCGCACTACGACACCCACGACGTCTTCGTGCTCCAGATAGGCGGCAGCAAGCGCTGGCGCGTGCACGAACCGGTCCTGCTCTCGCCGATGCCCGCAGAGACCTGGCAACAACGTGCCGCCGAGGTCCGGGCGCGAGCCGAAGACTCCCCCATCATCGACACCGACCTGCAGCCCGGTGACTGCCTGTACCTTCCGCGCGGTTTCGTGCATTCCGCCGTGGCGCACGGCGAAACCAGCATCCATCTGACCTTTGGCATCCATGCATCCACGGAACGCGACGTCCTCGAGGCCGTCTTCGAGGCGGTGACAGAGCGAGGCTGGCGTACCGCTCTGCCCGCGGGGTGGGATCCGGGCTCCGCGGACGGCATGTCCAGACTCGCGGCCGTGATCGAGGACCTACGCGATGCCCTCGAGCAGGCGGATCTGAGCGATGTCGCCGCCACGTTGGCAGACGGCCGGGCGCGGCAGCAGCGCCCCGAGCCTGTGGCGCCCCTGGCGCAGGCAGCGGCAGCCGTGAACCTGACCGCGGACACCACGGTGCGGCTGCGTCGCTGGCTCGGCGCGCGGTGGTCCGCCGAGGGGCTGGTCGCAGCCGGGCTCACGGTGCCCGTGAATCCTGAGGACCGAGCTGCGGCGGAGGTACTCCTGCAGGGCGAATCGGTCCGGGTCGGTCAACTCCCCGGCACCGCCGACGGACCGCCGTTCGCGCTTGTCGCCGAGTGGCTGCGCGCGGGCATCCTGGTCACGGACTCCTTGTGAACGCTTTCCGCTGCTCCGATGCCGCGCGGACGCGGGGGGACGCCATGCTCGGTACCGCGTCGCCGGCGTCGATGTGGTTGCTCATCGAGCGTTCAGGGGCATGGCCGCGGCGGGCACTCGAGGCCTTCGAGCCGGCACTGGCCGCCGGGCTGTCGGCGAAGGCCGAACGTCACGGCGCGCGGGTCACGCTGATCCGGCCACCCGGCAAGCACCCGCGGGAGGACGGCGCATTCCGGTGGGCAGTGGCTGATGCCCGACCGGGACACGAGGGCATCCGCTGGCACACGTCCAAGGACTACCGCGAGGTCGTGGAGCGGGATTGGCGCGTCTCCGCCGGCGAGGGTGAACCGGTCGCGCTGGTCTGCAGCCACAGCCGCCACGACGTGTGTTGTGCAGTGCGCGGACGTCCCGTGGCCGCGGCCGGCGACCTGGTCTGGCCGGGCCGGGTGTGGGAGTGCTCGCACGTCGGTGGCGACCGCTTCGCCGCCACGGTGGTCCTGCTACCGCACGGGGTCACCTACGGGCAGGTCGAACCGGCTGACACCGCGCGCCTGCTAGGGATGTTCGAGAGCGGCCTGGTCGACCCGGCGCACCTGCGCGGCCGCAGTTCGCTGTCCCGCCTCGAACAGGTCGCGCAGGGTCTGGCCCTTGCCGCCGGCCTCACCAGCAGCGTCGACGGGTTGCGTCCCGAACTCGTGGACGTCGCAACGGACGGGGTCATCACCGTTGTTGTGTCAGACCCCGGGGTGCGGATCGTCTTCCGTGAGGTCGAGGTGCCCCTGGGCACGCCCGCGACCTGCCACGCCGTCGCACCCGGGATCGGCCGGGAGTACCAGCTGCTGTCCCTGGAACGACTGCCCGCTGCGTGAGGGGTGAGCCCGCCGCCGAGTACGGACCTTGTTGGCAGGCTCTGACTGTGGGTCTTTGTGACGTTGGTACTGCGCCGCGGGGGCCAATGCGACGATGGTGCGGCATCGCGCCGCACGTGGTCCGCACCATCGCGACAAACCGGCCCGGCGGCCCCGCACCTTCGTCACAACAGTGGTCACCCTGACGAGACTCATCCCAGCGCCAGCGCCGCCCCCACCACGACGAGGACCGACACCACGATCTCCACGGCGCCGATGACCGCCGGACGACTGCCCGTGGGCACGGCGAAGGCTCGCACCGCCGCGACGCCGAACGGCAGGAGCAGCCACGGCGAGATCAGCCCCATCGCCAGGGCCGCCACGTGGAATCCGCGCGAGGCGATGGCCCAGCGCCGGTCGTCGGCCTCCCGGATCAAGGACTTCACGTGCAGCACCGAACCGGTGAAGAAGACCAGGCAGATGAAGGCGGCCAGCCATGCCTGCGCCGCGGCGGGGTCCCCGATGCCCAGGTCCGGGGTGTCGGTGGCGATCGCCCAGAACAGCGGCACCGCGATCGCGGCCTGCGCCACGAGCAGCAGGTCGTTGCCGGCGCCCCGCTCATGGCCGGCGCGGGTCAACCACACGCTGACCGCCCACAGCACTGCGAGAACCACCCCGACCCAGATCAACCAGGGCCGCAGCACCAGCAGGACCAGCGACGGGACCCCTGCCAGCACTACCCACGGGACCGCGTCGTGCAACTCGCGTTTGGCCAACCGGGACCAGGTCCCGCGGCGCCAGCGGATGACCACGGCTCGTCCGAGGTAGTAGCTGGCCGGGTACGCCAGCACCCAGGCGACCGAGAACACCGCTGCAGGTGCCGACCACCCGGTAATGACGAAGCCGAGCACCAACGGGATGACCAGGAAAGCCCATGCCCCGTGCTGGCCGGGGATCGCCAGGCGCCGTGCGGTCCGCGCCTGCCCGCGCACTCCGGTGGTCGCGCTCACGGCCCTCCGACTTTCTCCCAACCACGGCGCGGCTGCCGGTTGCCGGCGTCGTGCGGCCCGCGGTCGCGGTACACGATGTACGGGCGGAACGCGTATCCGAACGGAGCGCTGAACGCGTGCACCAGTCGCGTGAACGGCCACACGATGAACAGCGCCATGCCGGCCAGCGCGTGGATCCGGAACGCCAGCGGCGCATCGGCCATCAACTGGCCTTGTGGGTCGAGGTAGAACAGCGACCGGAACCACACCGAGACGTCCTCGCGGTAGTTGTGCCCCTCACCGAGGACTCCGGCCCCGGCCAGGGTGGCGACCACCCCGAGGCAGATGGCGGCGACGAGGAAGATGTACATCGTCTTGTCGTTCTTGGTCGTTGCGGCGAAGACCGGCCCGACCGTGCGCCGGCGGTAGACCAGCAGCGCGATCCCGATCAGGGTCGCGGCGCCGGCGAAGGCACCGAGGAGCACCGCGAAGAAGTGGTACGTCCCCTCCGAGACCCCCAGCGCGTTCGTCCACGCTTCGGGGACGAGCAGACCCATCACGTGGCCCATCAGTACCGCCAGGATGCCGAAGTGGAACAGCGGGCTGGCGATCCGGATCAGCTTGCGCTCGTACAGCTGGCTGGACCGGGTGGTCCAGCCGAACCTGTCGTACCGGTAGCGCCAGATCATGCCCACCACGAAGACCGCCATGGTCACGTATGGCAGGACATCCCACAGCAGGATGCCGGCGGTGGTCATGCCGGTGTCGGTGGTCTCTGCAAGGGGCCTCATCTGCGCGCTCCCGTCGTCTGAAGTCCGAATGGTTCCAGGCCCACCTGCTCCACCGGCGGGCCGTGCGTGGCGATCTGTGCCATGCGCTCAGCGATCTCCGGGGTCACGTGCGGCAGCGTC comes from the Micrococcales bacterium genome and includes:
- the narI gene encoding respiratory nitrate reductase subunit gamma, whose translation is MTTAGILLWDVLPYVTMAVFVVGMIWRYRYDRFGWTTRSSQLYERKLIRIASPLFHFGILAVLMGHVMGLLVPEAWTNALGVSEGTYHFFAVLLGAFAGAATLIGIALLVYRRRTVGPVFAATTKNDKTMYIFLVAAICLGVVATLAGAGVLGEGHNYREDVSVWFRSLFYLDPQGQLMADAPLAFRIHALAGMALFIVWPFTRLVHAFSAPFGYAFRPYIVYRDRGPHDAGNRQPRRGWEKVGGP
- a CDS encoding cupin-like domain-containing protein, producing the protein MSTTDASETALSHVCSATPDVFASEVWGHRAWLSHANDLAGDITGLFSPQAADELLSTRGLRTPFLRIAKDGAVVPPARFTGSGGAGANVADQVHDDAVLRLFADGATVVLQGLHRTWAPVGELAAGLAAELGHPVQVNAYITPAQSQGFAPHYDTHDVFVLQIGGSKRWRVHEPVLLSPMPAETWQQRAAEVRARAEDSPIIDTDLQPGDCLYLPRGFVHSAVAHGETSIHLTFGIHASTERDVLEAVFEAVTERGWRTALPAGWDPGSADGMSRLAAVIEDLRDALEQADLSDVAATLADGRARQQRPEPVAPLAQAAAAVNLTADTTVRLRRWLGARWSAEGLVAAGLTVPVNPEDRAAAEVLLQGESVRVGQLPGTADGPPFALVAEWLRAGILVTDSL
- a CDS encoding NAD-binding protein, with the protein product MSTPAPVRRVAAEGPSTTAIFLVLRRMRAPLIVLVSLFAVSIFGLTLVPGQDQDGQPWRMDLFDAFYFMSYTATTIGFGEIPYPFSTAQRAWVIVSIYLSVIAWAYAIGSVLALLQDRGFREALGLQRFERQVRQLREPFVIVAGFGQAGEVVARSLDRRDRRLVILDVEPARIEALDLVAFRSDVPGLAADAGNPHELRRAGLLNKHCAGVIALTNDDQANLAITMTSALLRPDVPVVCRTMEDVLIDRISAFGSPLIIDPFNLYGDELLVALRAPRTHQLISWLTANPGDALPGVMRLPRQGRWVICGLGRFGGHLAADLVRHRIPVTAIDPAGGTRDGVEVIAGDATDPEVLARADLLNAVAFAAATDNDVTNLSPAGLRASAEPGPVHDRQAERPVRWPAVRAIVPGQHADPHPTGRPGSPGTGGRLVTVDVRAAGTCPRRRLGSGPDRPHHRVLRHPAR
- a CDS encoding YwiC-like family protein; the protein is MSATTGVRGQARTARRLAIPGQHGAWAFLVIPLVLGFVITGWSAPAAVFSVAWVLAYPASYYLGRAVVIRWRRGTWSRLAKRELHDAVPWVVLAGVPSLVLLVLRPWLIWVGVVLAVLWAVSVWLTRAGHERGAGNDLLLVAQAAIAVPLFWAIATDTPDLGIGDPAAAQAWLAAFICLVFFTGSVLHVKSLIREADDRRWAIASRGFHVAALAMGLISPWLLLPFGVAAVRAFAVPTGSRPAVIGAVEIVVSVLVVVGAALALG